From the Primulina tabacum isolate GXHZ01 chromosome 15, ASM2559414v2, whole genome shotgun sequence genome, one window contains:
- the LOC142527985 gene encoding uncharacterized protein LOC142527985, with amino-acid sequence MPAPLRNHYFTCHNNIIFSYTFLLIISSLLFFSCFCIDEQGQALLAWRNSLSVSTNVLQSWNSSDRYPCKWFGIYCNSNGDVVKIIMKAVDLRGQLPSNFQSLKFLNTLILSSVNLTGAIPKEVGDYHELVVIDLSDNAISGDIPVEICMLSKLQELNLNTNLLDGSIPFEIGNLSSLRSLMLFDNQLNGEIPKSVGKMSNLEAFRAGGNQNLKGELPWEIGNCSNLVVLGLAETGISGSLPSSIGMLKKLQTIAIYTSLLSGPLPEGICNCSDLQNLYLYQNSITGSIPRRIGELRMLQNLLLWKNSMVGTIPWEIGSCSDLRVIDLSENLLTGSIPTSFGQVSKLEELQLSVNQLSGTIPTEITNCAALIHLEVDNNGISGQIPAQIGKLTRLNLFFAWKNNLTGGIPESLSNCENLQALDLSYNKLFGPIPRKIFALTNLTKLLLISNNLSGFIPPDIGNCTNLYRFRVSDNSLGGTIPSEIGNLKTLSFLDMSNNQLEGGIPPSISGCQNLEFLDLHSNALTGPLPDEFPKNLQFVDVSGNRLTGTLSHKIGSLTELTKLNIGKNQLSGYIPSEIMSCIKLQLLDLGNNGFSGYIPKELGRLPSLEIALNLSCNRFTGEIPFEFSNLDKLGVLDLSYNKLSGKLEVLINLQNLVSLNVSFNDFSGELPSTPFFHQLPPSDLAGNKNLCVPSGVITPADSMQDSLHAKSTMTIAMTILVSVSAVLMLLGTYLLVRIHNDKGKSMEADAWEMTFYQKMEFSVEDVIQNLTPSNVIGTGSSGVVYKVTVHNGMTLAVKKMWSSEESKAFNSEIRTLSSVRHKNIVRLLGWGSNGTVKLLFYDYFPNGSLSSLLHGVGKGGAEWEARYEVILAVAHALEYLHHGCVIPIIHGDVKAMNVLLGPNMEPYLADFGLARFVNGESGHIETSKQNHGPHLAGSYGYIAPEQALTQNITEKSDVYSFGVVLLEVLTGRHPLDPTLPDGAHFVQWVHNHMQSTHDPVDVLDPKLRGRGDTEIHEMLQTMAVAFLCLSTRPDDRPTMKDVVAMLKEIRHMYPVRSETDVMKGSISDTNVTPPPKKVALQGSSNCSFEFSADNVG; translated from the exons AGCTCTGTTAGCATGGAGGAATTCGTTGAGTGTATCGACAAATGTTCTTCAATCTTGGAATTCTTCGGACAGATATCCCTGCAAATGGTTTGGGATATATTGCAACTCGAATGGAGATGTGGTGAAGATAATCATGAAAGCAGTGGACTTGCGAGGGCAATTGCCTTCGAATTTTCAATCCCTCAAGTTCTTGAACACTCTCATTCTTTCATCCGTGAACCTCACCGGCGCGATCCCAAAGGAGGTGGGAGACTACCATGAGCTGGTTGTGATTGATTTAAGCGATAATGCGATATCTGGGGATATTCCGGTTGAAATTTGCATGTTAAGTAAGCTGCAAGAGTTGAATCTCAATACAAATCTTTTGGATGGTAGCATTCCTTTCGAAATTGGAAATCTCTCGAGTCTTAGGAGTCTTATGCTCTTTGACAATCAGCTCAACGGCGAGATTCCGAAGAGCGTAGGAAAAATGAGCAATCTTGAGGCATTTAGAGCAGGTGGGAATCAGAATCTTAAGGGTGAGTTGCCTTGGGAGATTGGAAACTGCAGCAACTTGGTCGTGCTTGGTTTAGCTGAAACGGGAATTTCCGGTAGTTTACCGTCATCGATAGGGATGCTCAAGAAGCTACAAACAATAGCTATATACACATCTCTGTTGTCTGGTCCCCTCCCAGAAGGTATTTGCAACTGCAGTGATTTGCAGAATTTGTACTtgtatcagaattcaatcacgggttcgattccaaGGAGAATAGGGGAACTCAGAATGCTTCAGAACCTACTGCTATGGAAAAACAGCATGGTTGGCACAATCCCATGGGAGATAGGAAGCTGCAGTGATTTAAGGGTCATAGATTTGTCTGAGAATCTGCTGACAGGAAGCATACCAACCAGTTTTGGACAGGTTTCCAAGCTTGAGGAACTGCAGCTGAGTGTCAATCAATTATCAGGTACCATACCCACGGAGATAACAAACTGCGCAGCTCTGATTCATTTGGAAGTAGATAACAACGGAATTTCGGGGCAAATCCCAGCTCAGATCGGCAAACTAACAAGGTTGAATCTCTTTTTCGCCTGGAAGAACAACTTAACTGGCGGTATCCCCGAATCTTTATCTAATTGTGAGAATCTCCAAGCTCTTGATCTTTCTTACAATAAGCTCTTTGGCCCAATCCCAAGAAAGATTTTTGCATTGACAAACCTGACAAAACTGCTTTTGATTTCCAACAATTTGTCAGGATTTATACCACCTGACATTGGAAACTGTACAAATTTGTACAGATTCAGGGTAAGTGATAATAGTCTCGGGGGTACTATTCCATCAGAAATTGGAAACTTGAAAACTTTAAGTTTCCTGGATATGAGTAACAATCAACTTGAGGGGGGCATTCCTCCTTCAATTTCTGGCTGCCAAAACCTTGAGTTTCTTGATCTTCACTCTAATGCACTCACGGGACCTCTGCCAGATGAATTTCCCAAAAATCTGCAGTTTGTGGACGTTTCAGGCAATAGGCTAACCGGTACACTCTCTCATAAAATTGGTTCGCTAACCGAGCTAACCAAACTTAATATCGGGAAAAATCAGCTTTCTGGCTATATTCCATCTGAGATCATGTCCTGCATTAAGCTACAGTTGCTTGATCTTGGAAACAATGGTTTTTCTGGTTATATACCCAAAGAATTGGGTCGACTTCCGTCACTTGAAATTGCTCTCAACTTAAGCTGTAACCGATTTACCGGCGAGATCCCATTTGAATTTTCGAATCTTGACAAACTCGGAGTTCTTGATCTTTCCTACAACAAACTCTCAGGAAAGCTTGAAGTTCTCATAAACCTTCAAAACCTTGTCTCCCTTAATGTGTCGTTTAACGATTTCTCAGGTGAATTGCCGAGTACCCCATTCTTTCACCAGCTGCCTCCCAGCGACCTTGCAGGTAACAAAAATTTATGCGTCCCCAGTGGAGTTATCACTCCAGCAGACAGCATGCAAGATTCTTTACACGCAAAATCTACCATGACGATAGCAATGACAATCCTTGTTAGCGTCAGTGCCGTGCTCATGCTGCTAGGTACATACTTATTAGTAAGAATCCACAATGATAAAGGTAAATCCATGGAAGCTGACGCTTGGGAGATGACATTTTATCAAAAGATGGAATTCTCAGTTGAGGACGTCATACAAAATCTCACACCTTCTAATGTCATTGGGACTGGAAGCTCTGGTGTCGTGTATAAGGTAACCGTTCATAATGGGATGACACTAGCTGTGAAAAAAATGTGGTCATCTGAGGAATCTAAAGCGTTCAATTCTGAAATCCGGACTCTTAGTTCAGTCAGGCACAAGAACATTGTTCGACTTCTAGGGTGGGGTTCCAACGGCACAGTAAAATTGTTGTTTTACGATTATTTTCCTAATGGAAGTCTGAGTTCACTTCTTCATGGTGTGGGCAAGGGTGGTGCCGAGTGGGAGGCCAGATACGAAGTCATATTGGCAGTAGCGCATGCTCTTGAGTACTTGCATCACGGCTGTGTTATCCCCATCATTCATGGTGATGTCAAAGCCATGAATGTTCTTTTAGGCCCTAACATGGAGCCATATCTTGCTGACTTTGGGCTGGCAAGGTTTGTCAATGGTGAATCTGGTCATATAGAGACTTCAAAACAGAACCACGGGCCTCACTTAGCTGGTTCTTATGGTTACATTGCACCAG AACAAGCTTTGACGCAGAACATCACAGAAAAGAGTGATGTCTACAGTTTTGGGGTCGTTCTCTTAGAGGTGCTGACAGGGAGGCACCCATTAGACCCAACACTGCCAGATGGTGCGCATTTTGTTCAATGGGTTCACAACCACATGCAGAGTACGCATGACCCAGTCGACGTATTGGACCCAAAGCTAAGAGGAAGGGGTGACACCGAGATACATGAAATGCTACAAACAATGGCTGTCGCGTTTCTGTGCCTCAGCACCCGTCCGGATGATCGTCCGACGATGAAAGATGTGGTAGCAATGCTAAAAGAAATTCGGCATATGTACCCTGTGAGATCAGAGACCGACGTAATGAAGGGAAGCATATCAGATACTAACGTTACACCTCCTCCGAAGAAGGTGGCTTTGCAGGGGTCCTCTAACTGCTCTTTCGAATTCTCTGCTGATAATGTCGGATGA